In Liolophura sinensis isolate JHLJ2023 chromosome 2, CUHK_Ljap_v2, whole genome shotgun sequence, a genomic segment contains:
- the LOC135462510 gene encoding paternally-expressed gene 3 protein-like: protein MCNIFPTNHSTASFTPTSQANHTGPPLQGNHTKPPSQANHTGPPHQANHTKPPSQAKHTDPPRQANHTKPPSQANHTEPPSQANHIEPPSQANHTEPPSQANHTEPPSQANHTKPPSQANHTEPPSQANHTEPLDDN from the coding sequence atgtgtaatatttttccTACAAATCATTCCACCGCGTCATTTACACCGACATCTCAGGCCAACCACACAGGACCACCACTTCAGGGCAACCACACAAAACCACCGTCTCAGGCCAACCACACAGGACCACCACATCAGGCCAACCACACAAAACCACCGTCTCAGGCCAAACACACAGATCCACCACGTCAGGCCAACCACACAAAACCACCGTCCCAGGCCAACCACACAGAACCACCGTCCCAGGCCAACCACATAGAACCACCGTCCCAGGCCAACCACACAGAACCACCATCCCAGGCCAACCACACAGAACCACCATCCCAGGCCAACCACACAAAACCACCGTCCCAGGCCAACCACACAGAACCACCATCCCAGGCCAACCACACAGAACCACTAGATGACAATTGA